The genomic window CACGCCCGCCGCGACCCGATGCTGCACCGGGATGGGCAGCTTCAGCAGGCGGATCGTGTTGCTGATCTGCGGCCGGGACCGGCCGATGCGCGTGGCGAGCTCTTCCTGTGTGATGCCGAAGTCCTCGAGCAGTTGCTGGTAGGCGGATGCCTCTTCGAGGGGATTCAGCTCCGAGCGGTGCAGGTTCTCGAGCAGCGCGTCGCGCAGCAGGTGCTCATCCTCGGTGTCGCGCACGATCGCCGGGATCGAGGTGAGGCCGGCCTCACGGGAAGCGCGCGTGCGCCGCTCCCCCATGATGAGCTCATACTTGCCGTCCGCGTTGGTGCGCACCACGACCGGCTGCAGCACGCCGAACTCCCGCACGCTGTGGACCAGCTCCGCGAGGTCGTCGGAGTCGAAGTGCGTGCGCGGCTGACGCGGGTTGGGGACGATGTCGTTGGGGTCGACGTGGATGAGGCGGGTACCGGGGATGGCGACGAGTTCCGGAGCGCCGGCATCGGAGTCGGCCGTGGCTTCGGGGGCTGCGGGCTCCGCGGCGTCTGCGGCATCCGTCGAGGAGGTCTCCGCGCCTGCGGGCTCCGTGTCGTCGGCTGCTGCTGCGGCTACGGCCTCGGCCTCTGCCTCTGCCGCGGCGGCCTTCCTCGAGGCTCCCGGAAAGAACACGTCGACGGGACGCGCCTCCGACGGCTCCGACGTCGGGATGAGCGCCCCAATGCCTCGACCGAGACCAGTTCTCTTCGCCATCAGGGTTTTCCTTCTTCTTTTCGTGTCGTACCGCGCTGGATGATCTCCACCGCTGCTTCCTTGTAAGCCACAGCGCCGGCCGAATGCCCGTCGTATGCGATGACGGTCTGCCCGAAGCTCGGCGCTTCGGACACCCTCACCGAGCGCGGGATCACCGTGCGCAGAACCTGCTCGGAGAAGTGTGAGCGCACCTCTTCCGCGACCTGCTGAGCGAGTCGCGTGCGTCCGTCGTACATGGTGAGCAGGATCGTCGAGACGTGCAGCTGCGGGTTAAGGTGCTTCTGGATCATCCGCACGCTGCCCAGCAGCTGGCTGAGCCCCTCGAGAGCGTAGTACTCGCACTGGATGGGGATCATCACCTCATCGGCCGCCGTGAACGCGTTGATCGTGAGCAGACCGAGCGAGGGCGGGCAGTCGATGATCACGAAGTCCAGGCGCTGCGGCAGGTCCCGCAGGTAGTCCTCGAGCGCGGTCTTGAGCCGGTGCTCACGCGCCACCTGGGACACCAGTTCGATCTCGGCCCCGGCCAAGTGGATCGTACTGGGCGCACAGAACAGGTTCGGGGACTCCGGGCTCTGCTGAACGATGTCAGCCAGGGGGAAGTCGTCGATGAGTACGTCGTACACGCTGGGAACCTCGGCCGTGTGGGGCACACCGAGCGCGGTCGAGGCATTTCCCTGCGGATCGAGA from Microbacterium sp. zg-Y625 includes these protein-coding regions:
- a CDS encoding ParB/RepB/Spo0J family partition protein, with translation MAKRTGLGRGIGALIPTSEPSEARPVDVFFPGASRKAAAAEAEAEAVAAAAADDTEPAGAETSSTDAADAAEPAAPEATADSDAGAPELVAIPGTRLIHVDPNDIVPNPRQPRTHFDSDDLAELVHSVREFGVLQPVVVRTNADGKYELIMGERRTRASREAGLTSIPAIVRDTEDEHLLRDALLENLHRSELNPLEEASAYQQLLEDFGITQEELATRIGRSRPQISNTIRLLKLPIPVQHRVAAGVLSAGHARAVLSLEDPEAMQRLADKIINEDLSVRAAEAAAKATDAGAARRPAPKAGARRAHLDEVAERLGDRLNTKVKINIGARKGQVIIDFATIQDLNRILEEIGETEFGAR
- a CDS encoding ParA family protein — encoded protein: MFHVKQPEDGAGTASFSLDDAPLARELANLTARRRALDVVDVRLSGETRILTVSNQKGGVGKTTTAVNVAAALAAVGARVLVIDLDPQGNASTALGVPHTAEVPSVYDVLIDDFPLADIVQQSPESPNLFCAPSTIHLAGAEIELVSQVAREHRLKTALEDYLRDLPQRLDFVIIDCPPSLGLLTINAFTAADEVMIPIQCEYYALEGLSQLLGSVRMIQKHLNPQLHVSTILLTMYDGRTRLAQQVAEEVRSHFSEQVLRTVIPRSVRVSEAPSFGQTVIAYDGHSAGAVAYKEAAVEIIQRGTTRKEEGKP